One window of Mauremys mutica isolate MM-2020 ecotype Southern chromosome 20, ASM2049712v1, whole genome shotgun sequence genomic DNA carries:
- the LOC123353445 gene encoding protein GPR108-like isoform X1, with translation MFGRSRGRPGASGGLLPLLLLLLLGGAAGRIHRLVLTGEKRADIHLNTFGFYANGSLEVNVSRLHLGLGSAKQDKPWVGFSLSRTRIREALSYPFSSLQGKESHNCTLEQTGAESRILFLIDVKQKKVQVRQLGEQKKLQIYSGLLPEVQNGGSDSKDQAAANKGEGDWTRLRHPGTEGQQKAPGKEPSKAPDADDSQKKTAAEGKQQDSSHGGENLFLDLDSVNDSYNFSFHVVIGSEAEGLYNLNFHNCHNRAPANQMPYDITVMIREKNPDGYLSAAEIPLIKLYLVMSACFLAAATVWVYFLCQHKFSVFKIHWLMAALAYTKALSLLFHSINYYFINTEGHPIESLAVMYFVTHLLKGALLFITIALIGTGWAFIKYILSDKEKKLFVIVIPLQVLANIAYIIIESSEEGSSDYASWKQILFLVDLLCCGAILFPVVWSIRHLQEASSTDGKAATNLAKLKLFRHYYVMVVCYIYFSRVIAILLKFTVPFQWQWLYELLVEVSTLVFFILTGYKFRPASNNPYLQLPQDEEEEEEELQMNQVVTEAGVHEGLSKLKKSRAAREAV, from the exons ATGTTCGGCCGGAGTCGGGGGCGGCCCGGGGCCTCGGGGGGGCtcctcccgctgctgctgctgctgctgctcggggGCGCCGCGGGCCGGATCCACCGCCTGGTGCTGACG GGCGAGAAGAGGGCTGACATCCATTTGAACACCTTCGGCTTCTACGCGAATGGCTCCCTGGAGGTGAACGTGAGCCGGCTGCATCTCGGCCTTGGCAGCGCCAAGCAGGACAAGCCTTGG GTCGGCTTCAGCTTGTCCAGGACGAGGATTCGCGAGGCCCTCTCCTACCCA TTTTcctctctgcagggaaaggaATCTCATAACTGCACCTTGGAACAAACCGGAGCGGAGTCACGAATCCTCTTCCTCATTGACGTCAAACAGAAAAA AGTCCAAGTGCGGCAGCTCGGAGAGCAGAAGAAGCTGCAGATTTATTCCGGTCTGCTCCCCGAGGTGCAGAATGGAGGCTCGGATAGCAAGGACCAGGCTGCTGCCAATAAAGGTGAGGGAGACTGGACGCGGCTTAGACACCCAG GCACAGAAGGACAGCAGAAAGCGCCTGGCAAAGAACCTAGTAAAGCGCCTGATGCGGACGACTCCCAGAAGAAGACAGCGGCCGAAGGCAAGCAG CAGGATTCCAGCCACGGAGGGGAAAATCTGTTCCTAGATCTAGACAGCGTGAACGACTCCTACAACTTCAGC TTCCACGTAGTGATCGGCTCGGAGGCGGAAGGGCTGTACAACCTCAACTTTCACAACTGCCACAACAGAGCCCCGGCAAACCAGATGCCGTACGACATCACC GTGATGATCCGAGAGAAGAACCCGGATGGGTACCTGTCGGCTGCTGAGATCCCCCTCATCAAACTCTATCTGGTCATGTCCGCTTGCTTCCTGGCCGCGGCCACTGTGTGGGTCTACTTCCTCTGCCAGCACAA GTTCAGCGTGTTCAAAATCCACTGGCTCATGGCTGCCTTAGCGTATACCAAGGCCCTTTCTCTCCTCTTTCACAGC atcAACTACTATTTCATTAACACCGAGGGTCACCCGATCGAGAGCTTAGCCGTCATGTACTTCGTGACCCACCT GCTGAAGGGCGCCCTGCTCTTCATCACCATCGCGCTGATCGGGACAGGCTGGGCCTTCATCAAGTACATCCTGTCGGACAAAGAGAAGAAGCTCTTCGTGATCGTCATCCCCCTGCAG GTGCTGGCAAACATCGCTTACATTATCATCGAGTCCTCGGAGGAGGGCAGCAGTGACTACGCCTCCTGGAAGCAGATCCTCTTCCTGGTGGACCTGCTCTGCTGCGGGGCCATCCTCTTCCCCGTGGTGTG GTCCATCCGCCACCTTCAGGAGGCCTCCAGCACAGATGGCAAAG CTGCCACAAACCTGGCGAAACTGAAGCTTTTCAGACATTACTATGTCATG GTGGTGTGTTACATTTACTTTTCCCGCGTCATTGCCATCCTGCTCAAATTCACCGTCCCCTTCCAGTGGCAGTGGCTCTacgag CTCCTGGTCGAAGTATCCACCTTGGTTTTCTTCATCCTGACGGGATACAAGTTCCGCCCGGCTTCGAACAACCCTTATCTACAGCTGCCccaagatgaggaggaggaggaggaggaactgcAGATGAATCAGGT GGTCACAGAAGCCGGCGTCCATGAGGGTCTCTCCAAGCTGAAGAAGAGCAGGGCCGCCCGCGAGGCGGTGTGA
- the LOC123353445 gene encoding protein GPR108-like isoform X2: MFGRSRGRPGASGGLLPLLLLLLLGGAAGRIHRLVLTGEKRADIHLNTFGFYANGSLEVNVSRLHLGLGSAKQDKPWVGFSLSRTRIREALSYPFSSLQGKESHNCTLEQTGAESRILFLIDVKQKKVQVRQLGEQKKLQIYSGLLPEVQNGGSDSKDQAAANKGTEGQQKAPGKEPSKAPDADDSQKKTAAEGKQQDSSHGGENLFLDLDSVNDSYNFSFHVVIGSEAEGLYNLNFHNCHNRAPANQMPYDITVMIREKNPDGYLSAAEIPLIKLYLVMSACFLAAATVWVYFLCQHKFSVFKIHWLMAALAYTKALSLLFHSINYYFINTEGHPIESLAVMYFVTHLLKGALLFITIALIGTGWAFIKYILSDKEKKLFVIVIPLQVLANIAYIIIESSEEGSSDYASWKQILFLVDLLCCGAILFPVVWSIRHLQEASSTDGKAATNLAKLKLFRHYYVMVVCYIYFSRVIAILLKFTVPFQWQWLYELLVEVSTLVFFILTGYKFRPASNNPYLQLPQDEEEEEEELQMNQVVTEAGVHEGLSKLKKSRAAREAV; this comes from the exons ATGTTCGGCCGGAGTCGGGGGCGGCCCGGGGCCTCGGGGGGGCtcctcccgctgctgctgctgctgctgctcggggGCGCCGCGGGCCGGATCCACCGCCTGGTGCTGACG GGCGAGAAGAGGGCTGACATCCATTTGAACACCTTCGGCTTCTACGCGAATGGCTCCCTGGAGGTGAACGTGAGCCGGCTGCATCTCGGCCTTGGCAGCGCCAAGCAGGACAAGCCTTGG GTCGGCTTCAGCTTGTCCAGGACGAGGATTCGCGAGGCCCTCTCCTACCCA TTTTcctctctgcagggaaaggaATCTCATAACTGCACCTTGGAACAAACCGGAGCGGAGTCACGAATCCTCTTCCTCATTGACGTCAAACAGAAAAA AGTCCAAGTGCGGCAGCTCGGAGAGCAGAAGAAGCTGCAGATTTATTCCGGTCTGCTCCCCGAGGTGCAGAATGGAGGCTCGGATAGCAAGGACCAGGCTGCTGCCAATAAAG GCACAGAAGGACAGCAGAAAGCGCCTGGCAAAGAACCTAGTAAAGCGCCTGATGCGGACGACTCCCAGAAGAAGACAGCGGCCGAAGGCAAGCAG CAGGATTCCAGCCACGGAGGGGAAAATCTGTTCCTAGATCTAGACAGCGTGAACGACTCCTACAACTTCAGC TTCCACGTAGTGATCGGCTCGGAGGCGGAAGGGCTGTACAACCTCAACTTTCACAACTGCCACAACAGAGCCCCGGCAAACCAGATGCCGTACGACATCACC GTGATGATCCGAGAGAAGAACCCGGATGGGTACCTGTCGGCTGCTGAGATCCCCCTCATCAAACTCTATCTGGTCATGTCCGCTTGCTTCCTGGCCGCGGCCACTGTGTGGGTCTACTTCCTCTGCCAGCACAA GTTCAGCGTGTTCAAAATCCACTGGCTCATGGCTGCCTTAGCGTATACCAAGGCCCTTTCTCTCCTCTTTCACAGC atcAACTACTATTTCATTAACACCGAGGGTCACCCGATCGAGAGCTTAGCCGTCATGTACTTCGTGACCCACCT GCTGAAGGGCGCCCTGCTCTTCATCACCATCGCGCTGATCGGGACAGGCTGGGCCTTCATCAAGTACATCCTGTCGGACAAAGAGAAGAAGCTCTTCGTGATCGTCATCCCCCTGCAG GTGCTGGCAAACATCGCTTACATTATCATCGAGTCCTCGGAGGAGGGCAGCAGTGACTACGCCTCCTGGAAGCAGATCCTCTTCCTGGTGGACCTGCTCTGCTGCGGGGCCATCCTCTTCCCCGTGGTGTG GTCCATCCGCCACCTTCAGGAGGCCTCCAGCACAGATGGCAAAG CTGCCACAAACCTGGCGAAACTGAAGCTTTTCAGACATTACTATGTCATG GTGGTGTGTTACATTTACTTTTCCCGCGTCATTGCCATCCTGCTCAAATTCACCGTCCCCTTCCAGTGGCAGTGGCTCTacgag CTCCTGGTCGAAGTATCCACCTTGGTTTTCTTCATCCTGACGGGATACAAGTTCCGCCCGGCTTCGAACAACCCTTATCTACAGCTGCCccaagatgaggaggaggaggaggaggaactgcAGATGAATCAGGT GGTCACAGAAGCCGGCGTCCATGAGGGTCTCTCCAAGCTGAAGAAGAGCAGGGCCGCCCGCGAGGCGGTGTGA
- the LOC123353456 gene encoding retinol dehydrogenase 8-like, whose protein sequence is MSCRNMLLTGCSSGIGLALAVRLAKDELKRFRVIATMRNLDKREALEKQAGPALDKTLEIRQMDVTSEESIRRCVEGIPQRRVDVLVNNAGLGMIGPVESQSVAAMKGLFDTNFFGLVRLVREIFPDMKRRRRGHIVVMSSVLGLQGLIFNDIYSASKFAVEGFCESLALQALKFGVNISLIEPGPVVTEFERKLYEEAASMDLSAVDQETLDIFQGFYMAYSKDVFTVLGQSPDEVAEHTAKVIMAEKPPFRYQTNSLYTPMTTLKHADPTGNLPLNAFHQMIFQHDRLFKASLSLLKMLQWRKRRDVSYNKSP, encoded by the exons atgTCCTGCAGGAACATGCTGCTGACTGGCTGCTCCTCTGGGATCgggctggctctggccgtccggctgGCTAAAGATGAGCTGAAGAGATTCCGAG TCATCGCCACCATGAGGAACCTGGACAAGCGGGAGGCCTTGGAGAAGCAGGCGGGGCCGGCACTGGACAAGACCCTGGAAATCCGCCAGATGGACGTGACCAGCGAGGAATCCATCCGGCGCTGCGTGGAGGGCATTCCCCAGCGGAGAGTGGACGTGCTGG TGAACAACGCGGGGCTGGGCATGATCGGGCCGGTGGAGAGCCAGAGCGTCGCTGCCATGAAGGGTCTCTTTGACACCAACTTCTTCGGGCTGGTGCGGCTGGTGCGCGAAATCTTCCCCGACATGAAGCGCCGGCGCCGGGGCCACATCGTGGTGATGAGCAGCGTGCTGGGGCTGCAAG GCCTCATCTTCAACGACATCTACTCCGCCTCCAAGTTCGCTGTGGAGGGTTTCTGTGAGAGCTTGGCCCTGCAGGCGCTAAAGTTTGGTGTGAA catcAGCCTGATCGAACCCGGACCGGTGGTGACCGAGTTCGAAAGGAAACTCTACGAAGAAGCCGCCAGCATGGACCTGTCTGCCGTTGACCAGGAGACACTGGATATATTCCAAGGCTTCTACATGGCCTATTCCAAGGACGTCTTCACGGTGCTGGGGCAGTCGCCGGACGAGGTGGCTGAG CACACGGCCAAGGTGATCATGGCGGAGAAGCCGCCTTTTCGCTACCAGACCAACAGCCTCTACACGCCCATGACCACCCTGAAACACGCCGACCCCACCGGGAACCTGCCTCTGAACGCCTTCCACCAGATGATCTTCCAGCACGACCGGCTCTTCAaagccagcctcagcctcctcaAGATGCTGcagtggaggaagaggagggacgTGTCCTATAACAAGTCTCCTTGA